The following proteins come from a genomic window of Amaranthus tricolor cultivar Red isolate AtriRed21 chromosome 14, ASM2621246v1, whole genome shotgun sequence:
- the LOC130799113 gene encoding 5-amino-6-(5-phospho-D-ribitylamino)uracil phosphatase, chloroplastic-like, with amino-acid sequence MVEAIATTSFIGCWPPCGSRALVDSGCRRTSIESSRLPMGTFIGRKIGLNQCLCKKGSRSLIKAFAMELTKEAYSYKEKDGILRSWNYRNDSDTDLRPGVWPPNNKADNPSIHNPLLRLELMGCGWLGAIFEWEGVIIDDHPDLEKQAWLALSEEEGKSPPPAFLLNRIEGMKNEQAISEVLCWSRDPSKVRRLTSRKEEIYQELHLQVGIYRLRSGSREFVDVLMAYKIPMALVSTRPRKNLEAAIRDIGIEGVFSVIVAAEDVHRGKPDPEMFVYAAQTLKFIPERCIVFGNSNQTIEAAHDARMKCVAVASKHPVYELGAADLVVRHLDELSVVDLKNLAAVESPEFDEPELEMEEEIEDDPKSTRTGVDDSFCDKYGYSMVDVGRMMGVLLKCERSQSSRIF; translated from the exons ATGGTTGAGGCAATTGCAACCACATCTTTTATAGGGTGTTGGCCGCCTTGTGGTAGCCGGGCTCTGGTTGATTCCGGCTGCAGAAGAACATCAATTGAGAGTTCGCGATTGCCGATGGGTACATTTATAGGTAGAAAGATTGGTTTGAATCAATGCTTATGCAAGAAGGGATCAAGGAGTTTGATCAAAGCTTTTGCAATGGAATTGACAAAGGAAGCTTACTCGTATAAAGAAAAGGACGGAATCCTACGATCTTGGAACTACCGCAATGATAGTGATACCGATCTGAGACCAGGAGTATGGCCGCCGAATAACAAGGCGGATAATCCATCTATACACAATCCATTACTTAGGTTAGAATTGATGGGTTGTGGATGGTTAGGTGCTATATTTGAATGGGAAGGAGTGATAATCGATGATCATCCTGATCTTGAGAAGCAGGCATGGTTAGCTCTTTCCGAAGAGGAAGGAAAATCACCACCGCCGGCTTTCCTCCTTAACAGAATCGAaggaatgaaaaatgaacaagccaTTTCTGAAGTTCTATGCTGGTCTAGAGATCCGTCTAAAGTACGAAGATTAACGTCTAGGAAAGAAGAGATTTATCAAGAATTACATTTGCAAGTTGGAATCTACAGATTGAGATCTGGATCACGGGAATTTGTGGATGTTCTAATGGCATACAAGATCCCCATGGCGCTTGTATCTACCCGTCCTAGGAAGAATCTGGAGGCTGCAATTAGGGATATTGGGATTGAAGGGGTGTTTAGTGTGATTGTGGCTGCTGAAGATGTTCATAGGGGTAAGCCAGATCCTGAGATGTTTGTATATGCTGCACAAACTCTGAAATTCATACCCGAAAGGTGCATTGTGTTTGGGAACTCGAATCAAACCATCGAAGCTGCTCATGATGCGCGAATGAAGTGTGTTGCGGTTGCTAGCAAGCATCCTGTGTATGAGCTTGGGGCTGCAGATTTGGTTGTTAGGCATTTAGATGAGCTTTCCGTTGTGGACTTGAAGAACCTTGCTGCTGTCGAGTCGCCTGAATTTGACGAACCGGAGTTGGAGATGGAggaagaaattgaagatgatcCAAAATCAACGAGAACAGGAGTGGATGATAGTTTCTG tgATAAATATGGGTACTCGATGGTTGATGTTGGACGGATGATGGGAGTATTGTTAAAATGTGAAAGAAGTCAAAGCAGCAGAATTTTCTAA
- the LOC130799116 gene encoding cucumisin-like has translation MTNEEAELAYGSGQINPLKAINSGLVYDAHVNDYVKFLCSEGLNETLIRLITGENLSCEGNLTNWDLNYPSIALSTSLGHFDTMFSWAVTNVGSTNSTYEAIVGLPQGQALSIKEEPSILKFDSLGQKVSYNVRVSGTIDMRALMLGSLVWDDGEHQVRSPIVVFNLS, from the coding sequence atgacaaatgaagaagCTGAATTAGCGTATGGATCAGGTCAGATCAACCCATTAAAGGCCATAAACTCGGGTCTTGTTTACGATGCCCATGTCAATGATTATGTGAAGTTTTTGTGCAGTGAAGGGCTAAACGAGACTTTAATTAGACTAATTACAGGTGAAAATTTGAGTTGTGAAGGAAATTTAACAAATTGGGATCTTAATTATCCTTCCATTGCTTTGTCTACAAGTTTAGGCCATTTTGACACTATGTTTAGTTGGGCAGTTACTAATGTTGGGTCAACAAATTCTACATACGAAGCAATAGTTGGATTGCCTCAAGGGCAAGCATTATCTATTAAAGAAGAACCATctattttgaaatttgattcTCTTGGACAAAAAGTGTCCTACAATGTAAGGGTTAGTGGGACTATTGATATGAGGGCTTTAATGTTAGGTTCTTTGGTGTGGGATGATGgtgaacatcaagttagaagccctattgttgtttttaatttgtcttaG
- the LOC130799240 gene encoding ABC transporter G family member 1-like: MEGFPEIESRSKGAWLTWKDLWVTVTDEKSRSKPEPILKEVTGYAEPGEVLAVMGPSGCGKTVLLDALAGRLRSNMRHNGDILLNGQKQGLAFGNSAYVGQRDILMETLTVREAIYYSALLQLPNSIPKSDKLTRADMVINKMGLEDCRNKIIGGRTLTSISGGQRRRVSICMEIIKRPKLLFLDEPTSGLDSAGSYHVMSYIIKFAEEEGVTVIASIHQPNSEVFELFHKLCLLSYGKLVYFGPVSNANTFFSWYGFPCPSMRNPSDHYLRTINNDFELELEGKISTENAINFLVRAYKSSEEYQQVQTRVFEICQHESQMQERRSETSFITQSLVLTQRSFINMYRDVGYYRLRLGIYVGICLFLGLLFRGLDDTYASIQARVLMLVFIAGFLTFMAIGGFPSFVEDMKIFHQERLNGYYGVGAFVLSNTISSLPYLFIISFIPGAITYYLSGLRTQFQYFIFFALLLFATMTLVESMMMIVASIVPDFLMGIITGSGIQSLMMLTAGFFRTPNQLIKPIFKYPMYYISFGTYANQGFFKNEFNGLVFYNGDKDHGEQMLKGEDILKNNLQVQVSYSKWFDLAILLGMIMIYRFIFFVIIKVFEIRQKRSYKKR, translated from the exons ATGGAGGGGTTTCCAGAAATAGAAAGTAGATCAAAAGGAGCATGGTTAACGTGGAAAGATCTATGGGTTACGGTGACGGACGAGAAAAGTAGATCCAAACCGGAGCCGATATTGAAAGAGGTAACGGGATATGCAGAGCCAGGAGAGGTTTTGGCCGTTATGGGTCCTTCTGGTTGTGGGAAGACCGTTCTCTTAGATGCCTTAGCAG GGAGGTTGCGGTCAAACATGAGGCACAATGGAGACATTTTGCTCAATGGTCAAAAACAGGGTCTCGCTTTTGGTAATTCG GCATATGTTGGACAAAGAGACATCTTAATGGAAACACTAACAGTAAGAGAAGCAATATACTATTCAGCTCTACTTCAACTTCCCAATTCAATCCCCAAATCAGATAAATTAACAAGAGCCGACATGGTTATAAACAAGATGGGTTTGGAGGATTGTCGCAATAAAATAATAGGAGGACGGACATTAACAAGTATAAGTGGTGGTCAAAGGAGGAGAGTTAGCATTTGTATGGAGATCATAAAACGACCCAAGCTTTTGTTCTTAGATGAGCCGACGAGTGGGCTGGATAGCGCCGGATCTTATCATGTTATGAGTTATATTATCAAGTTTGCGGAAGAAGAAGGTGTGACTGTTATTGCATCTATTCATCAACCAAATAGTGAAGTGTTTGAGCTTTTTCATAAGCTTTGCCTTCTCTCTTATGGAAAACTTGTCTATTTTGGTCctgtctctaatgcaaatacg TTCTTCTCTTGGTATGGTTTCCCATGCCCAAGTATGAGAAATCCATCTGATCACTACCTTAGAACCATCAATAATGATTTTGAACTG GAACTTGAAGGGAAAATTAGCACAGAAAATGCAATAAATTTTCTTGTGCGAGCATACAAATCATCCGAAGAGTATCAACAAGTTCAAACACGAGTATTCGAGATATGTcaacat GAATCCCAAATGCAAGAGAGACGAAGTGAAACAAGTTTTATCACGCAATCTCTTGTTCTGACTCAAAGGTCATTCATAAATATGTACCGTGATGTTGGTTACTATAGGCTTCGCTTAGGTATATATGTGGGAATTTGTCTTTTTCTAGGGTTGCTCTTTCGTGGTCTTGACGACACTTACGCATCAATTCAA GCAAGAGTTTTAATGCTCGTGTTCATTGCTGGATTCTTGACTTTCATGGCCATTGGAGGGTTTCCTTCTTTCGTTGAAGACATGAAG ATATTTCATCAAGAAAGGCTAAATGGATATTATGGTGTTGGTGCATTTGTTCTTAGCAACACAATCTCTTCTCTTCCATACTTATTCATCATCTCCTTTATTCCCGGAGCAATAACATATTACTTATCTGGTCTACGAACACAATTCCAATACTTCATCTTCTTTGCACTTCTTCTTTTCGCCACCATGACATTAGTAGAAAGCATGATGATGATTGTGGCAAGCATTGTGCCAGATTTTCTTATGGGTATCATCACTGGTTCGGGAATTCAAAGCCTTATGATGCTAACCGCAGGCTTCTTTCGAACACCCAATCAACTTATTAAGCCTATTTTTAAGTACCCAATGTATTATATATCATTTGGTACGTATGCAAATCAAGGGTTCTTCAAAAATGAGTTTAATGGACTTGTTTTCTACAATGGTGATAAAGATCATGGAGAACAAATGCTTAAGGGTGaagatatattaaaaaataacttaCAAGTACAAGTTAGCTACTCAAAATGGTTTGATCTTGCTATCTTGTTaggtatgattatgatttatcgttttattttttttgttataattaagGTTTTTGAGATTCGCCAAAAACGATCTTACAAAAAAAGATAG